From Paenibacillus sp. GP183, one genomic window encodes:
- a CDS encoding Asp23/Gls24 family envelope stress response protein, which translates to MPIELSTENGKIIVTDEVIAVLAGSAALECYGLVGMASRKQLKDGIAELLGRENLSRGVEVRRENDRLDIDLHIIVSYGTKISVVANNVQTKVKYILNDVVGLHVDDVHIFVQGVRVAR; encoded by the coding sequence GTGCCCATAGAGCTTTCAACAGAAAACGGCAAAATAATTGTAACTGACGAGGTGATAGCTGTACTCGCAGGATCGGCAGCTTTGGAATGTTATGGACTTGTCGGCATGGCTTCTCGTAAACAGCTTAAGGACGGTATTGCCGAGCTTCTGGGCCGTGAGAACTTGAGCCGGGGGGTAGAGGTTCGCCGGGAAAATGACCGCCTTGATATCGATTTGCACATCATCGTCAGCTATGGCACCAAAATATCGGTGGTTGCGAATAATGTACAAACTAAAGTTAAGTATATTTTGAACGATGTTGTAGGTCTTCACGTAGACGATGTCCATATATTTGTGCAGGGTGTGCGTGTAGCCCGTTAG
- the rpe gene encoding ribulose-phosphate 3-epimerase gives MVTIAPSILSADFSRIGSEIEEVEKGGADWIHVDVMDGHFVPNITIGPLVVEAIRPHTKLPLDVHLMIERPERYVVDFIRAGADSVSVHVEACTHLHRTLHLIKENGAKAAVVLNPATPLSSIEYVLNADLDMVLVMTVNPGFGGQKFIPEMLKKIRLLREKATKLGLDGLLIEVDGGINEMTARQVVEAGANILVAGNAVFGQSNRAEAITRIRG, from the coding sequence ATGGTTACTATTGCTCCTTCTATTTTATCAGCGGATTTTTCAAGGATTGGGAGCGAAATCGAGGAAGTGGAGAAGGGCGGAGCGGACTGGATTCATGTGGATGTGATGGATGGTCACTTTGTACCGAATATTACGATAGGACCTCTTGTCGTTGAGGCTATCAGGCCCCATACGAAGCTTCCGCTTGATGTGCACCTGATGATTGAGCGGCCGGAGCGCTATGTGGTTGATTTCATTCGGGCAGGCGCCGATTCCGTTTCTGTCCATGTCGAAGCCTGCACCCACCTCCACCGGACGCTTCATCTGATCAAGGAGAATGGGGCCAAGGCCGCAGTCGTCCTGAATCCGGCAACTCCGCTTAGCAGCATCGAATATGTGCTCAATGCAGACCTGGATATGGTGCTGGTTATGACCGTAAATCCAGGTTTCGGTGGCCAAAAATTCATTCCGGAGATGCTGAAGAAAATTCGTTTGCTGCGCGAGAAAGCGACCAAGCTCGGACTCGATGGACTGCTTATCGAGGTGGATGGCGGCATCAACGAAATGACAGCCAGGCAAGTCGTGGAAGCAGGAGCAAATATCCTTGTAGCGGGAAATGCTGTGTTCGGCCAGTCCAACCGGGCTGAAGCCATCACACGAATTCGCGGTTAA
- the spoVM gene encoding stage V sporulation protein SpoVM, whose translation MKFYTIKLPRFLGGFVKAILNTFSKN comes from the coding sequence ATGAAATTCTACACAATCAAGCTACCAAGATTTCTGGGTGGATTTGTCAAAGCCATACTGAATACGTTCAGCAAAAACTAA
- the rpmB gene encoding 50S ribosomal protein L28: MSRKCFISGKGPGTGNHVSHANNKNKRTWGVNVQKVRILVDGKPKRVYVSTRVLKSGKLTRV; encoded by the coding sequence ATGTCCCGCAAATGCTTTATTTCCGGTAAAGGTCCAGGCACGGGTAACCACGTGTCTCACGCGAATAATAAAAACAAACGTACTTGGGGCGTTAACGTCCAAAAGGTTCGTATTCTTGTAGACGGTAAACCGAAACGTGTCTATGTAAGTACTCGTGTTCTTAAATCCGGTAAATTAACTCGCGTATAA